In Zingiber officinale cultivar Zhangliang chromosome 1A, Zo_v1.1, whole genome shotgun sequence, a genomic segment contains:
- the LOC122038040 gene encoding uncharacterized protein LOC122038040 isoform X2 codes for MDGSSRYRESEEYYNRGRSSDKVVELGEFLFPGSYCDRGNVGQTKAINEQIKSHSTPRNEIASCIQFTSAAMENPSIADLEMLQSVNSFSELLSGNAYLGSVIQPNSRYLPQMISNYAVPVPCTSFVRSSDLSVVHGKNERLLCKELMSNRGCGALQAWENNEQATLQIGNRSTFPPESEVADDELGCKDLQVALCKELTKSDVGNTGRIVLPKREAEACLPPLSEREGIVLHMEDMTLQCSWKFKYRFWPNNRSRMYILENTGDFVRAHCLQTGDSLIIYRNSTSGNFFVRGKKANPQQSPMDLVKFNWKNQFSTDEEHCSSSMYDK; via the exons ATGGATGGGAGTAGCAGGTATCGTGAATCTGAGGAGTACTACAATCGTGGTCGGAGCAGTGACAAGGTGGTTGAGCTTGGCGAGTTCTTGTTTCCTGGTTCTTATTGTGACAgag GTAATGTAGGACAaacaaaagcaataaatgaaCAGATCAAATCTCACTCTACCCCACGTAATGAGATTGCTTCGTGTATACAATTCACTAGTGCTGCTATGGAAAATCCTTCTATTGCTGATTTGGAAATGTTGCAATCTGTGAATTCCTTCTCTGAACTTCTGAGTGGCAATGCTTATCTTGGATCAG TCATCCAGCCAAATAGTAGGTATTTGCCACAAATGATTTCAAACTATGCCGTCCCAGTGCCATGCACGAGTTTTGTTAGAAGCAGTGATTTGAGTGTGGTGCATGGGAAGAATGAA AGACTATTGTGCAAGGAGTTGATGAGCAACAGAGGATGTGGTGCACTTCAAGCATGGGAAAACAATGAACAGGCAACACTGCAAATAGGGAATCGATCAACATTTCCTCCTGAGTCAGAAGTAGCAGACGAT GAACTTGGATGTAAAGACTTGCAAGTTGCTCTGTGCAAAGAATTGACAAAAAGTGATGTTGGAAACACCGGGAGAATAGTACTGCCAAAG AGGGAGGCTGAGGCTTGTCTTCCTCCTCTATCTGAAAGAGAAGGCATAGTATTGCACATGGAAGACATGACACTTCAATGCTCATGGAAATTTAAGTACAG GTTTTGGCCAAATAACAGAAGTAGGATGTATATTTTGGAAAATACAG GTGATTTTGTAAGGGCACATTGTCTTCAAACAGGAGATTCTTTAATTATTTACCGAAATTCAACTTCTGGAAATTTT TTTGTTAGGGGAAAGAAGGCAAATCCACAGCAATCTCCTATGGATTTAGTGAAGTTCAACTGGAAAAATCAATTCAGTACCGATGAAGAACACTGCAGCAGTTCCATGTACGATAAATGA
- the LOC122038040 gene encoding B3 domain-containing protein VP1-like isoform X6, with protein sequence MDGSSRYRESEEYYNRGRSSDKVVELGEFLFPGSYCDRGNVGQTKAINEQIKSHSTPRNEIASCIQFTSAAMENPSIADLEMLQSVNSFSELLSGNAYLGSVIQPNSRYLPQMISNYAVPVPCTSFVRSSDLSVVHGKNELMSNRGCGALQAWENNEQATLQIGNRSTFPPESEVADDELGCKDLQVALCKELTKSDVGNTGRIVLPKREAEACLPPLSEREGIVLHMEDMTLQCSWKFKYRFWPNNRSRMYILENTGDFVRAHCLQTGDSLIIYRNSTSGNFFVRGKKANPQQSPMDLVKFNWKNQFSTDEEHCSSSMYDK encoded by the exons ATGGATGGGAGTAGCAGGTATCGTGAATCTGAGGAGTACTACAATCGTGGTCGGAGCAGTGACAAGGTGGTTGAGCTTGGCGAGTTCTTGTTTCCTGGTTCTTATTGTGACAgag GTAATGTAGGACAaacaaaagcaataaatgaaCAGATCAAATCTCACTCTACCCCACGTAATGAGATTGCTTCGTGTATACAATTCACTAGTGCTGCTATGGAAAATCCTTCTATTGCTGATTTGGAAATGTTGCAATCTGTGAATTCCTTCTCTGAACTTCTGAGTGGCAATGCTTATCTTGGATCAG TCATCCAGCCAAATAGTAGGTATTTGCCACAAATGATTTCAAACTATGCCGTCCCAGTGCCATGCACGAGTTTTGTTAGAAGCAGTGATTTGAGTGTGGTGCATGGGAAGAATGAA TTGATGAGCAACAGAGGATGTGGTGCACTTCAAGCATGGGAAAACAATGAACAGGCAACACTGCAAATAGGGAATCGATCAACATTTCCTCCTGAGTCAGAAGTAGCAGACGAT GAACTTGGATGTAAAGACTTGCAAGTTGCTCTGTGCAAAGAATTGACAAAAAGTGATGTTGGAAACACCGGGAGAATAGTACTGCCAAAG AGGGAGGCTGAGGCTTGTCTTCCTCCTCTATCTGAAAGAGAAGGCATAGTATTGCACATGGAAGACATGACACTTCAATGCTCATGGAAATTTAAGTACAG GTTTTGGCCAAATAACAGAAGTAGGATGTATATTTTGGAAAATACAG GTGATTTTGTAAGGGCACATTGTCTTCAAACAGGAGATTCTTTAATTATTTACCGAAATTCAACTTCTGGAAATTTT TTTGTTAGGGGAAAGAAGGCAAATCCACAGCAATCTCCTATGGATTTAGTGAAGTTCAACTGGAAAAATCAATTCAGTACCGATGAAGAACACTGCAGCAGTTCCATGTACGATAAATGA
- the LOC122038040 gene encoding uncharacterized protein LOC122038040 isoform X3 yields the protein MDGSSRYRESEEYYNRGRSSDKVVELGEFLFPGSYCDRGNVGQTKAINEQIKSHSTPRNEIASCIQFTSAAMENPSIADLEMLQSVNSFSELLSGNAYLGSVIQPNSRYLPQMISNYAVPVPCTSFVRSSDLSVVHGKNEELMSNRGCGALQAWENNEQATLQIGNRSTFPPESEVADDKELGCKDLQVALCKELTKSDVGNTGRIVLPKREAEACLPPLSEREGIVLHMEDMTLQCSWKFKYRFWPNNRSRMYILENTGDFVRAHCLQTGDSLIIYRNSTSGNFFVRGKKANPQQSPMDLVKFNWKNQFSTDEEHCSSSMYDK from the exons ATGGATGGGAGTAGCAGGTATCGTGAATCTGAGGAGTACTACAATCGTGGTCGGAGCAGTGACAAGGTGGTTGAGCTTGGCGAGTTCTTGTTTCCTGGTTCTTATTGTGACAgag GTAATGTAGGACAaacaaaagcaataaatgaaCAGATCAAATCTCACTCTACCCCACGTAATGAGATTGCTTCGTGTATACAATTCACTAGTGCTGCTATGGAAAATCCTTCTATTGCTGATTTGGAAATGTTGCAATCTGTGAATTCCTTCTCTGAACTTCTGAGTGGCAATGCTTATCTTGGATCAG TCATCCAGCCAAATAGTAGGTATTTGCCACAAATGATTTCAAACTATGCCGTCCCAGTGCCATGCACGAGTTTTGTTAGAAGCAGTGATTTGAGTGTGGTGCATGGGAAGAATGAA GAGTTGATGAGCAACAGAGGATGTGGTGCACTTCAAGCATGGGAAAACAATGAACAGGCAACACTGCAAATAGGGAATCGATCAACATTTCCTCCTGAGTCAGAAGTAGCAGACGAT AAGGAACTTGGATGTAAAGACTTGCAAGTTGCTCTGTGCAAAGAATTGACAAAAAGTGATGTTGGAAACACCGGGAGAATAGTACTGCCAAAG AGGGAGGCTGAGGCTTGTCTTCCTCCTCTATCTGAAAGAGAAGGCATAGTATTGCACATGGAAGACATGACACTTCAATGCTCATGGAAATTTAAGTACAG GTTTTGGCCAAATAACAGAAGTAGGATGTATATTTTGGAAAATACAG GTGATTTTGTAAGGGCACATTGTCTTCAAACAGGAGATTCTTTAATTATTTACCGAAATTCAACTTCTGGAAATTTT TTTGTTAGGGGAAAGAAGGCAAATCCACAGCAATCTCCTATGGATTTAGTGAAGTTCAACTGGAAAAATCAATTCAGTACCGATGAAGAACACTGCAGCAGTTCCATGTACGATAAATGA
- the LOC122038040 gene encoding B3 domain-containing transcription factor LEC2-like isoform X4 translates to MDGSSRYRESEEYYNRGRSSDKVVELGEFLFPGSYCDRGNVGQTKAINEQIKSHSTPRNEIASCIQFTSAAMENPSIADLEMLQSVNSFSELLSGNAYLGSVIQPNSRYLPQMISNYAVPVPCTSFVRSSDLSVVHGKNELMSNRGCGALQAWENNEQATLQIGNRSTFPPESEVADDKELGCKDLQVALCKELTKSDVGNTGRIVLPKREAEACLPPLSEREGIVLHMEDMTLQCSWKFKYRFWPNNRSRMYILENTGDFVRAHCLQTGDSLIIYRNSTSGNFFVRGKKANPQQSPMDLVKFNWKNQFSTDEEHCSSSMYDK, encoded by the exons ATGGATGGGAGTAGCAGGTATCGTGAATCTGAGGAGTACTACAATCGTGGTCGGAGCAGTGACAAGGTGGTTGAGCTTGGCGAGTTCTTGTTTCCTGGTTCTTATTGTGACAgag GTAATGTAGGACAaacaaaagcaataaatgaaCAGATCAAATCTCACTCTACCCCACGTAATGAGATTGCTTCGTGTATACAATTCACTAGTGCTGCTATGGAAAATCCTTCTATTGCTGATTTGGAAATGTTGCAATCTGTGAATTCCTTCTCTGAACTTCTGAGTGGCAATGCTTATCTTGGATCAG TCATCCAGCCAAATAGTAGGTATTTGCCACAAATGATTTCAAACTATGCCGTCCCAGTGCCATGCACGAGTTTTGTTAGAAGCAGTGATTTGAGTGTGGTGCATGGGAAGAATGAA TTGATGAGCAACAGAGGATGTGGTGCACTTCAAGCATGGGAAAACAATGAACAGGCAACACTGCAAATAGGGAATCGATCAACATTTCCTCCTGAGTCAGAAGTAGCAGACGAT AAGGAACTTGGATGTAAAGACTTGCAAGTTGCTCTGTGCAAAGAATTGACAAAAAGTGATGTTGGAAACACCGGGAGAATAGTACTGCCAAAG AGGGAGGCTGAGGCTTGTCTTCCTCCTCTATCTGAAAGAGAAGGCATAGTATTGCACATGGAAGACATGACACTTCAATGCTCATGGAAATTTAAGTACAG GTTTTGGCCAAATAACAGAAGTAGGATGTATATTTTGGAAAATACAG GTGATTTTGTAAGGGCACATTGTCTTCAAACAGGAGATTCTTTAATTATTTACCGAAATTCAACTTCTGGAAATTTT TTTGTTAGGGGAAAGAAGGCAAATCCACAGCAATCTCCTATGGATTTAGTGAAGTTCAACTGGAAAAATCAATTCAGTACCGATGAAGAACACTGCAGCAGTTCCATGTACGATAAATGA
- the LOC122038040 gene encoding uncharacterized protein LOC122038040 isoform X5, which produces MDGSSRYRESEEYYNRGRSSDKVVELGEFLFPGSYCDRGNVGQTKAINEQIKSHSTPRNEIASCIQFTSAAMENPSIADLEMLQSVNSFSELLSGNAYLGSVIQPNSRYLPQMISNYAVPVPCTSFVRSSDLSVVHGKNEELMSNRGCGALQAWENNEQATLQIGNRSTFPPESEVADDELGCKDLQVALCKELTKSDVGNTGRIVLPKREAEACLPPLSEREGIVLHMEDMTLQCSWKFKYRFWPNNRSRMYILENTGDFVRAHCLQTGDSLIIYRNSTSGNFFVRGKKANPQQSPMDLVKFNWKNQFSTDEEHCSSSMYDK; this is translated from the exons ATGGATGGGAGTAGCAGGTATCGTGAATCTGAGGAGTACTACAATCGTGGTCGGAGCAGTGACAAGGTGGTTGAGCTTGGCGAGTTCTTGTTTCCTGGTTCTTATTGTGACAgag GTAATGTAGGACAaacaaaagcaataaatgaaCAGATCAAATCTCACTCTACCCCACGTAATGAGATTGCTTCGTGTATACAATTCACTAGTGCTGCTATGGAAAATCCTTCTATTGCTGATTTGGAAATGTTGCAATCTGTGAATTCCTTCTCTGAACTTCTGAGTGGCAATGCTTATCTTGGATCAG TCATCCAGCCAAATAGTAGGTATTTGCCACAAATGATTTCAAACTATGCCGTCCCAGTGCCATGCACGAGTTTTGTTAGAAGCAGTGATTTGAGTGTGGTGCATGGGAAGAATGAA GAGTTGATGAGCAACAGAGGATGTGGTGCACTTCAAGCATGGGAAAACAATGAACAGGCAACACTGCAAATAGGGAATCGATCAACATTTCCTCCTGAGTCAGAAGTAGCAGACGAT GAACTTGGATGTAAAGACTTGCAAGTTGCTCTGTGCAAAGAATTGACAAAAAGTGATGTTGGAAACACCGGGAGAATAGTACTGCCAAAG AGGGAGGCTGAGGCTTGTCTTCCTCCTCTATCTGAAAGAGAAGGCATAGTATTGCACATGGAAGACATGACACTTCAATGCTCATGGAAATTTAAGTACAG GTTTTGGCCAAATAACAGAAGTAGGATGTATATTTTGGAAAATACAG GTGATTTTGTAAGGGCACATTGTCTTCAAACAGGAGATTCTTTAATTATTTACCGAAATTCAACTTCTGGAAATTTT TTTGTTAGGGGAAAGAAGGCAAATCCACAGCAATCTCCTATGGATTTAGTGAAGTTCAACTGGAAAAATCAATTCAGTACCGATGAAGAACACTGCAGCAGTTCCATGTACGATAAATGA
- the LOC122038040 gene encoding uncharacterized protein LOC122038040 isoform X1, translating to MDGSSRYRESEEYYNRGRSSDKVVELGEFLFPGSYCDRGNVGQTKAINEQIKSHSTPRNEIASCIQFTSAAMENPSIADLEMLQSVNSFSELLSGNAYLGSVIQPNSRYLPQMISNYAVPVPCTSFVRSSDLSVVHGKNERLLCKELMSNRGCGALQAWENNEQATLQIGNRSTFPPESEVADDKELGCKDLQVALCKELTKSDVGNTGRIVLPKREAEACLPPLSEREGIVLHMEDMTLQCSWKFKYRFWPNNRSRMYILENTGDFVRAHCLQTGDSLIIYRNSTSGNFFVRGKKANPQQSPMDLVKFNWKNQFSTDEEHCSSSMYDK from the exons ATGGATGGGAGTAGCAGGTATCGTGAATCTGAGGAGTACTACAATCGTGGTCGGAGCAGTGACAAGGTGGTTGAGCTTGGCGAGTTCTTGTTTCCTGGTTCTTATTGTGACAgag GTAATGTAGGACAaacaaaagcaataaatgaaCAGATCAAATCTCACTCTACCCCACGTAATGAGATTGCTTCGTGTATACAATTCACTAGTGCTGCTATGGAAAATCCTTCTATTGCTGATTTGGAAATGTTGCAATCTGTGAATTCCTTCTCTGAACTTCTGAGTGGCAATGCTTATCTTGGATCAG TCATCCAGCCAAATAGTAGGTATTTGCCACAAATGATTTCAAACTATGCCGTCCCAGTGCCATGCACGAGTTTTGTTAGAAGCAGTGATTTGAGTGTGGTGCATGGGAAGAATGAA AGACTATTGTGCAAGGAGTTGATGAGCAACAGAGGATGTGGTGCACTTCAAGCATGGGAAAACAATGAACAGGCAACACTGCAAATAGGGAATCGATCAACATTTCCTCCTGAGTCAGAAGTAGCAGACGAT AAGGAACTTGGATGTAAAGACTTGCAAGTTGCTCTGTGCAAAGAATTGACAAAAAGTGATGTTGGAAACACCGGGAGAATAGTACTGCCAAAG AGGGAGGCTGAGGCTTGTCTTCCTCCTCTATCTGAAAGAGAAGGCATAGTATTGCACATGGAAGACATGACACTTCAATGCTCATGGAAATTTAAGTACAG GTTTTGGCCAAATAACAGAAGTAGGATGTATATTTTGGAAAATACAG GTGATTTTGTAAGGGCACATTGTCTTCAAACAGGAGATTCTTTAATTATTTACCGAAATTCAACTTCTGGAAATTTT TTTGTTAGGGGAAAGAAGGCAAATCCACAGCAATCTCCTATGGATTTAGTGAAGTTCAACTGGAAAAATCAATTCAGTACCGATGAAGAACACTGCAGCAGTTCCATGTACGATAAATGA
- the LOC122038041 gene encoding E3 ubiquitin-protein ligase HAKAI homolog, with product MLQIRLSKGPSADGGGGPVAKSPPAFDTVTVACPDHLVIADLPVAKSVGAVTSSAAVVRTVGRRSRRNLGDRVHFCVRCDFPIAIYGRLAPCEHAFCLTCARSDASCYLCDERIQKIQSIKMMEGIFICAAPHCFKSFIKQADFVTHIHEIHYDLVQSNIKKEDGSEKEARASSTDTHKQSLLQETSTARAPPKPGFSSSTNLQPHDREELAQHHQSTDYSSSIMSAPPTSMLFENNLPQCSDKSNAWMNQPQGYMTQAGSQSQQVSDQSLADKHSLNPLQPPMPPNYQLPVNLNQAMLPPTAFSYPVSVDGSQQYYGIPYEAFRPEQLQAGGPAQGSVLGFSPGPTGIATFAGNAQRPWVTGQMVVPLDPSLMLTQGSLQGFVNVTDAHGNNQISGGWLLNQTHIGQDSKFQGVSSVNNDSSKGIFAQLQQPGSLQMSLPPPPPLPLQMPQQLNMGNFSGFSSVNQEGQGYG from the exons ATGCTTCAGATCCGGCTGAGCAAAGGACCGTCGGCAGACGGCGGGGGAGGGCCGGTAGCCAAGTCTCCTCCTGCGTTTGATACGGTGACGGTGGCGTGCCCCGACCACCTTGTCATCGCTGATCTCCCGGTGGCTAAGAGCGTCGGCGCCGTTACCTCCTCTGCCGCCGTCGTTCGGACGGTTGGCCGTCGTTCCCGAAGAAACCTCGGTGATCGGGTCCACTTCTGCGTCCGCTGCGATTTTCCCATCGCTATATACGGCCGCTTG GCACCATGTGAACACGCTTTTTGTTTGACGTGTGCAAGAAGTGATGCTAGCTGCTACCT CTGTGATGAACGTATTCAGAAGATCCAGTCCATAAAAATGATGGAGGGTATATTTATATGTGCTGCTCCTCACTGTTTCAAATCCTTCATTAAACAAGCTGATTTTGTGACTCATATCCATGAAATTCATTATGATCTTGTTCAATCTAATATCAAGAAAGAAGATGGCTCTGAGAAGGAGGCCAGAGCCTCATCGACAGACACTCATAAACAATCATTGCTGCAAGAGACATCCACTGCACGTGCCCCACCCAAGCCAGGGTTCTCATCCAGTACAAATTTGCAGCCACATGATCGAGAAGAACTTGCTCAACACCACCAGTCTACCGATTATTCTTCCTCAATAATGTCAGCGCCTCCAACATCCATGCTGTTTGAGAATAACCTTCCTCAATGCTCTGATAAGTCCAATGCGTGGATGAATCAACCTCAAGGTTACATGACGCAGGCTGGTTCTCAGAGTCAGCAAGTCTCGGATCAATCCCTTGCTGACAAACATTCATTGAATCCTTTGCAACCACCCATGCCGCCAAACTATCAATTACCTGTGAACCTTAACCAGGCCATGCTTCCCCCAACAGCATTTAGTTATCCTGTCTCGGTGGATGGCTCTCAGCAATATTATGGCATACCATATGAAGCTTTCCGCCCAGAACAATTGCAGGCAGGAGGGCCTGCACAAGGATCAGTACTGGGTTTTTCACCTGGTCCAACAGGGATCGCAACTTTTGCAGGCAATGCTCAACGGCCTTGGGTTACTGGTCAGATGGTTGTACCTCTGGATCCTTCACTCATGCTAACTCAAGGCAGTCTACAAGGATTCGTGAATGTAACTGATGCACATGGAAACAATCAGATCTCTGGTGGATGGCTGCTGAATCAAACTCATATTGGCCAGGACTCAAAGTTCCAAGGTGTTTCATCTGTTAATAATGACAGCAGCAAGGGTATCTTTGCTCAACTTCAGCAACCAGGATCCTTGCAAATGTCACTTCCACCGCCACCTCCACTGCCT